The sequence below is a genomic window from Bacteroidales bacterium.
TTTTTTTATATGGTAAAACAACGAACAAAATTAAAAGTAGAAAAAAGCGGTTTGTCAGGTATCGAAAAAGAGTTGTTATTGTACAACTATGAGCATCATAGTTTCGAGTATGTGATAAAATCGTTAATTGAAGTATGCAAACATGATGCTGAACAAGCAGAGCAATGCACCATGCTTACGCATTATAAAGGAAGATGTTCTGTAAGAACAGGCTCGGAAAAAGAATTGCGTCCTTTTCTCGAAGGATTG
It includes:
- a CDS encoding ATP-dependent Clp protease adaptor ClpS; the protein is MVKQRTKLKVEKSGLSGIEKELLLYNYEHHSFEYVIKSLIEVCKHDAEQAEQCTMLTHYKGRCSVRTGSEKELRPFLEGLLVKGLNAEIE